The Lacipirellula parvula genome window below encodes:
- a CDS encoding aminotransferase class I/II-fold pyridoxal phosphate-dependent enzyme yields MLDQTRAPIYETLRSYIAGKTYPFHTPGHKAGRFAPPELVDLWGQPLFDYDLPAMTATDNLLHPTHCVQEAQELAAELFGAAATFYTGGGATTAIAAMILAAVPPGGTILLPRNVHRSVASALVLSGARPKFLQHDVLPQSGALSVTGETVAAALAEGPVSAVLLTRPSYYGLARELDDVVAACRQHNVPLLIDEAHGPHLNFLPPGSAPTSAMRSGASLAAQSCHKTLGSLVGTAQLHVGHNSPVSAAQVRDAFNLLQTTSPSYLQLVSMDVNRRFMASEGAALFAQAVADAAELAAQINALPGLRVLDPADDPRLAGHRRDPLRMVINVAGAGWTGYDAELLLRNEYQMEDELADWFNIALVLSPRDDADAKARLLAGLKQISANPRAPESSSIAEAGHLLQPAVPPLLMTPRDAALGPKQAVPLDESIGRVCAESIMFYPPGIPLLMPGEVVTGEILEVCHSLLAGGAHCYASDPTLGTVRVVGGA; encoded by the coding sequence GTGCTGGATCAAACTCGGGCTCCGATTTACGAAACGCTGCGCTCGTATATCGCTGGCAAGACCTACCCGTTCCACACGCCGGGGCATAAGGCGGGCCGGTTCGCCCCGCCGGAACTCGTCGACCTGTGGGGCCAGCCGCTGTTCGATTACGACCTGCCGGCGATGACGGCGACCGACAACTTGCTCCACCCCACGCACTGCGTGCAGGAAGCCCAAGAGCTGGCGGCGGAGTTGTTCGGCGCCGCGGCGACGTTCTACACCGGCGGCGGCGCCACGACGGCGATCGCGGCGATGATTCTCGCCGCCGTACCGCCTGGCGGAACGATCTTGTTACCGCGAAATGTGCACCGCTCGGTAGCGTCGGCGCTGGTCCTTTCCGGCGCGCGGCCGAAGTTTCTCCAGCACGACGTACTACCGCAGTCGGGCGCCCTGAGCGTCACCGGCGAAACGGTCGCCGCAGCGCTGGCCGAAGGGCCCGTTTCGGCCGTACTGCTCACACGGCCGAGCTACTACGGCTTGGCCCGCGAACTCGACGACGTGGTCGCTGCGTGCCGCCAGCACAATGTGCCACTGCTGATCGACGAAGCCCACGGCCCGCATCTGAACTTCTTGCCACCGGGGAGCGCCCCGACCTCCGCGATGCGGAGCGGCGCCAGCCTCGCCGCGCAAAGCTGCCATAAGACGCTCGGTTCGCTGGTCGGCACCGCGCAACTGCACGTCGGCCACAATTCGCCCGTGAGCGCTGCGCAAGTTCGCGACGCCTTCAACCTGCTGCAGACGACGAGCCCCAGCTACCTGCAGCTCGTCTCGATGGACGTCAATCGTCGCTTCATGGCCAGCGAAGGCGCCGCACTCTTCGCGCAAGCGGTCGCCGATGCCGCGGAACTCGCCGCACAGATCAACGCGCTGCCCGGTCTGCGCGTGCTCGACCCGGCGGACGATCCGCGACTTGCCGGGCATCGTCGCGATCCACTACGGATGGTAATCAACGTCGCCGGCGCTGGTTGGACCGGCTACGACGCAGAGTTGTTGCTGCGCAACGAATACCAAATGGAAGACGAGCTCGCTGATTGGTTTAACATCGCGCTCGTGCTCAGCCCGCGCGACGACGCCGACGCGAAAGCTCGCCTACTCGCAGGCCTGAAGCAAATCAGCGCGAACCCGCGGGCGCCGGAGAGTTCGTCGATCGCCGAAGCGGGCCATCTACTACAACCCGCCGTCCCGCCTCTCCTAATGACGCCGCGCGACGCCGCTCTTGGTCCGAAGCAGGCCGTCCCGCTCGACGAATCGATCGGCCGCGTTTGCGCGGAGAGCATCATGTTCTACCCGCCAGGGATTCCCCTCCTGATGCCGGGAGAAGTGGTGACGGGCGAGATTCTGGAGGTTTGCCATTCGCTGCTTGCGGGCGGCGCGCACTGCTATGCATCGGACCCAACGCTGGGGACGGTGCGGGTGGTTGGGGGCGCTTAA